One stretch of Thalassovita sp. DNA includes these proteins:
- a CDS encoding ABC transporter ATP-binding protein: MTTLLDVKNLWVKFPTRNGIFDAVRGVSFSLGKERLGIVGESGSGKSMTGRAILQLIRKPGMIEADHIALQGQNLLDLSEKQMRGVRGKQISMVMQDPKFSLNPVLTVGDQIVEAYRLHNKASKAEARAKALEMLEAVSIREPERVMKAYPHEMSGGMGQRIMIAMMLIPNPEILIADEPTSALDVSVQGQVLSIMDRLVKERGMGLIFISHDLNLVSQFCDRVLIMYAGRVVEVCQADKLHEAKHPYTQGLLGSLPKFDAPRPRLEVLNRDPAWRDAPSVESTS; the protein is encoded by the coding sequence GTTAAAAACCTCTGGGTCAAATTCCCCACCCGCAACGGTATCTTTGATGCGGTGCGCGGCGTCAGCTTCTCACTTGGTAAGGAACGGCTGGGGATCGTTGGCGAAAGCGGCTCGGGCAAATCCATGACCGGCCGGGCCATCCTGCAACTGATCCGCAAACCCGGCATGATCGAGGCTGATCATATCGCGCTGCAGGGGCAGAACCTGTTGGATCTGAGCGAAAAGCAGATGCGCGGTGTGCGGGGCAAGCAGATCTCAATGGTGATGCAGGACCCCAAGTTTTCGCTGAACCCGGTGCTGACTGTGGGCGATCAGATTGTCGAGGCCTACCGGCTGCACAATAAGGCCAGCAAGGCCGAGGCCCGCGCCAAAGCGCTGGAGATGCTGGAGGCGGTTTCGATCCGCGAACCTGAACGGGTAATGAAGGCCTATCCGCATGAGATGTCCGGTGGCATGGGGCAGCGCATCATGATCGCCATGATGCTGATCCCGAACCCGGAAATCCTGATCGCGGATGAACCGACATCGGCTCTTGATGTGTCGGTGCAGGGGCAGGTGCTGTCGATCATGGACCGGCTGGTCAAAGAGCGTGGCATGGGGCTGATCTTCATCAGTCACGACCTGAACCTTGTGTCGCAGTTCTGTGACCGGGTGCTGATCATGTATGCCGGCCGTGTGGTTGAGGTCTGCCAGGCGGACAAGCTGCATGAGGCCAAACACCCCTATACCCAGGGGCTGCTTGGCTCTTTGCCGAAATTTGACGCACCGCGCCCCCGGCTGGAGGTTCTGAACCGCGATCCGGCCTGGCGTGACGCCCCCAGCGTGGAGAGCACATCATGA
- a CDS encoding ABC transporter ATP-binding protein: protein MSNALEIKDLNVYFGDHHDLFQAVKSASFTVEKGSSFGLVGESGSGKSTILKALTGLAPQWEGEMTVAGQQLGLKRDRSFYKTVQMVFQDPYASLHPRQSVDHVLSETLKLHGFSDINDRIEALLKDVGLGPEFRFRYPHQLSGGQRQRVAIARALASEPQILLLDEPTSALDVSVQAEILNLLSDLRAEHGLTFVMVSHDLAVVSHMCDQTAVMRNGEIVEIISIEDMRAGKTAHDYTSQLLQASVNRVA from the coding sequence ATGAGCAATGCGTTGGAGATCAAAGATCTTAACGTCTACTTCGGCGATCATCATGACCTGTTTCAGGCGGTGAAATCGGCCAGCTTCACGGTTGAGAAAGGCAGCAGCTTTGGCCTGGTCGGCGAGAGCGGATCGGGCAAGTCGACGATCCTGAAAGCCCTGACCGGTCTCGCCCCCCAGTGGGAGGGCGAGATGACCGTCGCCGGGCAGCAGCTAGGCCTGAAACGGGATCGCAGTTTCTACAAGACGGTGCAGATGGTGTTTCAGGATCCCTATGCCTCGCTGCATCCGCGGCAATCGGTGGATCATGTGCTGTCAGAAACGCTGAAACTGCATGGCTTCAGCGACATCAATGACCGTATTGAGGCGCTGCTGAAGGATGTTGGGTTGGGTCCGGAGTTCCGGTTCCGCTATCCGCACCAGCTGTCGGGGGGCCAACGTCAGCGGGTGGCGATTGCCCGGGCTTTGGCGTCTGAGCCGCAGATCCTTTTGCTGGATGAACCGACCTCGGCACTGGATGTGTCGGTGCAGGCGGAAATCCTGAACCTGCTGAGTGACCTGCGCGCCGAACATGGGCTGACCTTTGTGATGGTGTCTCACGATTTGGCGGTGGTGTCGCATATGTGTGACCAGACTGCCGTGATGCGCAACGGTGAGATTGTGGAGATCATCAGCATCGAAGACATGCGCGCCGGCAAGACTGCGCATGATTACACCAGTCAGCTGCTCCAGGCCTCGGTCAACCGCGTCGCCTGA
- a CDS encoding NapC/NirT family cytochrome c: MFGRLIAALKVMWGTFSSPSLHISLGALTLGGFFMGVMFWGGFNTAMEATNTEAFCTGCHEMRTNVYEELKTTIHFTNRSGVRAKCSDCHVPHGWTSKIARKMQASKEVWGKIFGTINTREKFLAKRLELAQHEWARLEANDSLECRNCHSAESMDITRQSTRAAEAHERFLFTGEKTCINCHKGIAHELPDMSGVEQETALLFEKTATPIEIANYLSTQSVALE, translated from the coding sequence ATGTTTGGCCGTTTGATCGCTGCACTGAAAGTCATGTGGGGTACCTTTTCCAGCCCCAGCCTTCACATCAGCCTGGGCGCGCTGACGCTGGGCGGCTTCTTCATGGGGGTGATGTTCTGGGGCGGGTTCAACACCGCCATGGAGGCCACCAACACCGAAGCCTTCTGCACCGGTTGCCATGAAATGCGCACCAACGTCTATGAGGAGCTGAAAACCACCATCCACTTCACCAACCGCTCTGGCGTGCGGGCCAAATGTTCCGACTGTCATGTGCCGCATGGCTGGACCTCAAAGATTGCCCGCAAGATGCAGGCCAGCAAGGAGGTCTGGGGCAAGATCTTTGGCACGATCAACACCCGTGAGAAGTTTCTGGCCAAACGGCTGGAGCTGGCCCAACACGAATGGGCCAGGTTGGAGGCCAACGACTCACTTGAGTGCCGCAACTGCCATTCCGCCGAGTCGATGGATATCACCCGCCAAAGCACCCGCGCCGCAGAAGCGCATGAGCGGTTCCTCTTCACCGGGGAAAAGACCTGTATCAACTGCCACAAAGGCATCGCCCATGAGCTGCCGGATATGAGCGGTGTGGAACAGGAAACCGCACTGCTGTTTGAAAAAACCGCCACTCCCATCGAGATCGCAAACTACCTCAGCACCCAGTCTGTTGCGCTGGAGTAG
- a CDS encoding nitrate reductase cytochrome c-type subunit has product MKRILIPALFTCLLVTTAVAQQHVATLRGGTPLDTEASPPSIGKVVNNDLRQSRNYPEQPPLIPHTIDGYQIDTNANKCLQCHSRAATEFSQAPMVSITHFMNRENQFLASVTPRRYFCTQCHVTQKEVRELVGNSFIDVDSVLDIARQSNRGSD; this is encoded by the coding sequence ATGAAACGTATCCTCATCCCCGCCCTGTTCACCTGCCTGCTGGTCACCACAGCGGTTGCGCAGCAACATGTCGCCACCCTGCGCGGCGGCACCCCGCTGGACACTGAGGCCAGCCCACCATCGATTGGCAAGGTGGTGAACAATGATCTGCGGCAGTCCCGCAACTATCCCGAACAGCCGCCACTGATCCCGCATACGATTGATGGCTATCAGATCGACACCAATGCCAACAAATGCCTGCAGTGTCACAGCCGTGCCGCTACTGAATTCAGCCAGGCACCGATGGTCTCAATCACCCATTTCATGAACCGCGAGAACCAGTTCCTCGCCTCAGTCACGCCGCGCCGCTACTTCTGCACGCAATGTCACGTGACCCAGAAAGAGGTGCGCGAACTGGTGGGCAACAGTTTTATCGATGTCGACTCGGTGCTGGACATTGCCCGGCAATCCAATCGGGGGTCTGACTGA